Genomic segment of Saccopteryx bilineata isolate mSacBil1 chromosome 9, mSacBil1_pri_phased_curated, whole genome shotgun sequence:
AAGACCAGCGGGATGCGAGCaccggcggcggcagcagcagcagcagctgtcaAGCGCAGCTTCGCCATGAGCGGCCGCAACACCTCCGAGCTCCACGTCCTGTGCGGCTCCAGTCAGCTGTTTCTGCAGCCCGTCTGGGACCGCCTGAGGACCCAGGAGTCCCTCGCCCAGTCTCCCTTCTTCCCGGTCATCTTCTCCATCACCACCTACCTGTGTTTCTGCCTGCCCTTCGTTGTGCTGGACGTCCTGGGCCCCTGGGTGCCCGCGCTGCGGCGCTACAAGATCCAGCCCGACTTCTCGCCGGCGGCGCGGCAGCTGCTGCCCTGCCtggggcagacgctctaccagcACCTGGTGTTCGTGTTCCCCATGACGCTGCTGCACTGGGCCCGCGGCCCGGCGCTTCTGCCGCACGAAGCCCCCGAGCTACTCCGGCTGGTGTGCCACGTCGTGTTCTGTCTGCTGCTCTTCGACGCGGAGTTCTTCGCGTGGCACGTGCTGCACCACAAGGTGCCTTGGCTGTACCGGACTTTCCACAAGATGCACCACCAGAACTCGCCCTCGTTCGCGCTGGCCACGCAGTACATGGGCTTCTGGGAGTTGTTTTCTTTGGGCTTCTTTGACATGGTGAACGTCATACTGCTCCAGTGCCACCCGCTCACCATCTTGGTCTTCCATGTGGTTAACATCTGGCTGTCGGTGGAGGACCACTCGGGCTACGAGTTTCCCTGGTCCACTCACAAACTGGTGCCTTTCGGCTGGTACGGGGGTGTAGTGCACCACGACTTGCACCACTCTCAGTTTAACTGCAACTTTGCCCCTTACTTCACACACTGGGACAGAATATTGGGAACTCTGAGGTCTGCTCAGGCCAAGTAACGGGCACCCCTCCGGGTATGGTGGTGGCTGCAGTGGGCAGTGGGTGCCCCTCAGGACCAGGACTGTCCCGGGACTTGGTGGTGGTTGCAGCGGGCAGTGGGTGCCCCTCAGAACCAGGACTGTTCCGGGACTTGGTGGTGGTTGCAGTGGGCAGTGGGTGCCCCTCAGGACCAGGACTGTTCCGGGACTTGGTGGTGGTTGCAGTGGGCAGTGGGTGCCCCTCAGAACCAGGACTGTTCCGGGACTTGTGTGTCGCACACTTGGATCAGAGGAAAGATACacaagttcttttatttttgtattttagtaaGTAATTTATTACCTGATGAAAACTTATGGATAAAATCTGATGTATTTTTGCTATCCGATgaagtaatttatataatttttgtatatcAATAATTGTCTATTTGTAAGTTCTAGTTCACTTCAATAGCCTCGACTCCTAGATAAATATAGACATTCACTACTGGCATATTTAAATCATCTCTAAAAGGATTTGTTTGTAGAACAAGGAATTTCCTATGCTTCCTTGTTCAAgctaaaaaacatatttatacaatggGTATCTGATATTTGATGCTGTAAACAATGAAACATGTTCCTGCTGGACAGTGACTAAGATTgtgctttttctctattttttttatagaactttatatttatattgaaagaaatattatttgtgcttttaaaaagaaaataaaaaaaaagaacatgaaccaAACAAGTAATGGCTCCTGTTTCAATGGCAttttgagaaagaaacaaaaaactacaaGGGGAAGAGGGAGCTGGGATAAGGGGTGTCTGTCAGAGCCTTCATTGCCCTACATTGGAAAGAGAGAAATCTGGAGGTGGGTGTCTGTGGGCTTTATGAGAGtgaaggaggcaggagaaggggTCTGTTTTGGTCTAGAGATTTTATAGAGGGAAAAACActattgttttaaatgtttcaacTGATTTCTGCATAACAGGCAACTGAAAAAATTGCCCTGTAAAGTTTTAAAGAGATTAACACCGAGCAACCATTTGATTATTGGGGGGTGGTGTTGAAGGAAGAATGGAATTAGCAGAGTACCATGCTTTGCAAAACTGGCGAGTCAAGTGTGTGCGTTAGAGGGGCTAATAGCCACAGAAAGGGGTTCAGAGTACACCCCCTTTCTCATGAAGCCATCTAGTGCAAATGGCCGTGATGCACAGCACTTTTACAATCTGGGATTTTTGTATATTCACTTTCCTTAAGTAAGACAAATGTGTGAACAGCACATCCCTTtctcaaagaaaagaaacaaagtgaaATTTGACCCTAGGTCACTGGTTCCTCACTGTAAAAGGAGGTGTGTCTCAGATGTTCATGGAGATTACTTGTAACAGTAAATGTCCCTATTATGGACCACCCACCTGCCGCCCATCATGTACCCCATCCAGTTGTTGcctaattgttttaattttatctttggaGTATAGTTAGATAGGGTAAAGTTAAAAAATCAAGACAATTTAGAAAAGTATAAACAATGACAGCTTTGCATGTAATCTCAGGTTTGCTATATATGAACAAAACTATCTTGTTTAAAGTTGAAAAATCCATCTAAAAGCCCGGTCTCCACAGTTCCCCCAATGAGACTCCTTCAAATCTTTGGCAAAATGTAATTGGAATCCTGGCAGCTCACAGGCATTTTCTCATGTTCCCTCCCAATGTGTGTGTGCTCGCTTCACTTCTTTGCTAAAGTCACCTCCTCCTCTGTCCTTAGCAAGACCATCTGAGACTTAAAGAttatattgatgtataaaaatgaaatCCACAGAAATACGCAGTGCGATGTAAGGGAGAAATGCTGGTTAGAGGTTGTATGTTAATATCATGGTCAATATGCTGagtggagaaagaaggaagaacagGCAGGTGTGGAATATTTGTTACAAATACTTGTTGTTGGGGGCAGCTCTAGGCACCCCAAAGCTGCCTACAAATCTTGGATAATGGCAACTGATCACAGTCGATTCTGAGAATTTTAACAATGAGTTTGTTGTGTTGCCTCACTGTATTTGGGAATTTTGCTCTTGGGGCAAATTGTACGCATAGAAGTTATTTGAGTTTAGAAAGGCTTTCTCAAAATTAGGTGTCTTATCAGTTTTTAATACCTTGGGAGATGGAAGTGGGGGCAAAGAGAGGATGAGAAATTTTCTAGATAGTTTAATAGcccaatgatgatgatgataatgatgatgatgatgaaatagTTCACATTTGCATTCACTGTCACACACATTGTTTTACCTGCTCCTTACAATACTCTAAGGGATGTAGgttaattatcattatttaattttttttttttttttttgtatttttctgaagctggaaacggggagagacagtcagacagactcccacatgcacccgaccgggatccacctggcacgcccaccaggggcgacactctgcccgccagggggcgatgctctgcccctccggggcatcgctctgccgcgaccagagccactctagcacctgaggcagaggccaaggagccatccccagtgcccgggccatctttgctccaatggagccttggctgcgggaggggaagagagagacagagaggaaggaggggagggtggagaagcaaatgggcgcttctcctatgtgccctggccgggaatcgaacccgggtccctcgcacgccaggctgacgctctaccactgagccaactggccagggcctcattatttaatttttaaaaaattattattattatctaatgtTATCGATAGAGAATCGATACCTTCATAGGTTAAGCGACATCCTCCACATGTAAAATACTAGAAGTTGGAGCCAGTTCTAGAACTTAGGTCTTGTAGTACATACTATACCTTTCTTCTGATGATGCTTAAGATAACCTCCATCTTCATAATTGCTAGAAAGATGCAAACTCTGTAACACCAACAAGTGGCCTCTCTCCACTATTCCTTCTCAGCCACTGCCCCTCCAACACAGTGTCCCCCTGGCCCACTACTTTGATGGGGACATCCCTGGGTTCTAAACTTCTGGCTGGTGGGAGAGAAAGCCAGGGAAAGCAGGTATAGGCCACTCTCAGCAGAACTTGGGAAAGCATGAG
This window contains:
- the CH25H gene encoding cholesterol 25-hydroxylase, giving the protein MSGRNTSELHVLCGSSQLFLQPVWDRLRTQESLAQSPFFPVIFSITTYLCFCLPFVVLDVLGPWVPALRRYKIQPDFSPAARQLLPCLGQTLYQHLVFVFPMTLLHWARGPALLPHEAPELLRLVCHVVFCLLLFDAEFFAWHVLHHKVPWLYRTFHKMHHQNSPSFALATQYMGFWELFSLGFFDMVNVILLQCHPLTILVFHVVNIWLSVEDHSGYEFPWSTHKLVPFGWYGGVVHHDLHHSQFNCNFAPYFTHWDRILGTLRSAQAK